The nucleotide sequence GGCTTAATGTAATTTCAAAGCTGATACGGCCTACTATGCTTAAACCAACAATATAGGCACAGCTTTGAGGAAATGGTTTGAGCTATGTGGTTTCTGTTAAATTTAAGAATCACTGTTAAACCCTTCTCAATTAAGAAAACTGTAAGATAAAAATGCAGAATCTGAAAGTATCTTTAAGGTATTAACTTTAAAAAAATACAACTATGAAAACGACAAAGGAACAGGCTGACCAAGATATCCATGACAATTTGGTCGACAATCTTCAGGGATTATTAGAAAAGAATTACGATGCTGAAGCCGGGTACAAAAAAGCAATGCAGGATGCTAAAAATTCTCAACTTAAGGAATACTTAAAGAGACAAGCTGCACAAAGGGGTGAGTTCGCCACCGAATTGGACAGAGAAATCCGTGCTCTCAATGAAACCCCAAAGTCCAGCGGTAGTATGACCGGAAAATTACACCGCACCTGGATCGATATAAAAAGCGCTGTGTCCGGGGATAATGACGAAGCCGTCCTGGAAGAATGTATCCGCGGTGAAAAAGCCAGTGTAGAAGAGTACGAAGAAAAGTTGCAAAAAAACAACTTTCCACCACAGGTATCAAATGTATTGAACAATCAACTCGATAGAATAAAATCAACTCTTAATACGATTAAAGGATTAGAGGATATTTCCGAGAATTGGGGATAATTAATGATTGATTGTAGTAAAACCCTGAAGCTGATACTTCAGGGTTTTTTTATGTCGTAATTTCGATCCCGGCGTCTTTGATCGCTTTAAAACCTCCTGCAACATCGATCACATTGTGAATTCCTCTACTTTTCAATATGGAAGCTGCTATAACCGATCGGTAACCT is from Constantimarinum furrinae and encodes:
- a CDS encoding ferritin-like domain-containing protein, which codes for MKTTKEQADQDIHDNLVDNLQGLLEKNYDAEAGYKKAMQDAKNSQLKEYLKRQAAQRGEFATELDREIRALNETPKSSGSMTGKLHRTWIDIKSAVSGDNDEAVLEECIRGEKASVEEYEEKLQKNNFPPQVSNVLNNQLDRIKSTLNTIKGLEDISENWG